Proteins co-encoded in one Arachis hypogaea cultivar Tifrunner chromosome 13, arahy.Tifrunner.gnm2.J5K5, whole genome shotgun sequence genomic window:
- the LOC140177587 gene encoding uncharacterized protein, which produces MLVDNHTYPRKRKNRAATQTWTLSKLVPKLRKHPTMKHREVYDWFVRKCNVYLNSTCITRALKAARKIVEGDEIAQYGLVWDYANELLTSNPGSRVQVGVIPMPENPPLFDRFYVCLDACKAGCRPLIGLDGAFLKTLHGGQILTACGQDANNHIFVIAYAIVSVENKDNWQWFLELLHSDLGDYRQHKWCFISDMHKWGSCELKDLVWECARSRTTTKFDRNMRRVKLINEKAWQYLDKWPKEAWTKAHYSEVPKVDNIYNNACESFNAKIKHEKSKPILTLAEEVRKIIMKSMVDNRKKL; this is translated from the exons ATGCTAGTTGATAATCACACCTACCCTAGAAAGAGGAAAAACAGGGCTGCAACCCAAACCTGGACACTTAGCAAGCTAGTACCCAAGCTTAGAAAGCACCCAACTATGAAGCATCGAGAGGTGTATGATTGGTTTGTCCGAAAATGTAATGTGTACCTCAATAGCACATGCATCACCAGGGCACTAAAAGCTGCTAGGAAAATTGTAGAGGGTGATGAGATAGCCCAGTATGGTTTAGTGTGGGATTATGCAAACGAGTTACTTACTAGCAATCCAGGATCCAGAGTGCAAGTTGGTGTGATCCCTATGCCTGAGAATCCTCCACTATTTGATCGGTTCTATGTGTGTCTTGATGCTTGCAAGGCGGGTTGTAGACCTCTAATTGGACTAGATGGAGCGTTTCTGAAGACACTACACGGAGGACAAATTCTTACTGCTTGCGGACAAGATGCTAACAATCATATCTTTGTGATTGCCTATGCAATTGTCAGTGTGGAAAACAAGGATAATTGGCAATGGTTTCTTGAACTGCTTCACAGTGATCTAGGTGACTACAGACAGCACAAATGGTGCTTCATCTCAGATATGCATAAG TGGGGTAGTTGTGAGTTAAAAGACCTTGTGTGGGAATGTGCAAGGTCAAGGACAACAACTAAATTTGATAGAAACATGAGGAGAGTTAAGTTGATCAACGAGAAAGCTTGGCAGTATCTTGATAAATGGCCAAAAGAGGCATGGACGAAGGCGCATTATAGTGAGGTTCCGAAAGTGGATAACATATACAATAATGCCTGTGAGTCTttcaatgcaaagatcaaacacgAAAAGAGTAAGCCTATCCTGACCCTGGCTGAGGAAGTtaggaaaatcatcatgaagagtATGGTTGATAACAGAAAGAAGTTGTAG